A genome region from Sphingobacteriaceae bacterium GW460-11-11-14-LB5 includes the following:
- a CDS encoding DNA helicase, with product MPKEYFKKLQDLLDTERNEDLQSYLKLTENTSAADRRALGLTWYPIAIRNTEIGRGDYLTVELERTTHQDFSHQFRFGSAVVLFSNHDAKEDRVEGIITHQSGSRMKISFRVDELPDWTRDGKLGVDLLFDNNSYDEMQSALKQATHLAENESENKLIRILTKGEKPSFQGEEKFIIPNTLNDSQQLAVNKIIAADHLAVVHGPPGTGKTTTLVHAIKSLAKHSDQKILVVAPSNTAVDLLTEKLAAEGLKVIRVGNPARVSERLLAATLDHQMADHPEMKTIKALKKQASEYKNMAHKYKRSFGKAERDQRKALFDEAHKIGKEVEKTEQYIMDNLFTKAQIITATLVGANHYTVRNLKYNTIVIDEAGQALEPACWIPILKAQKVILAGDHFQLSPTIKSNEAARNGLSNTLLEKTVKLHPESVVLLKEQYRMNAAIMGYSAQVFYHNELKAHHSVAGHLLFPGDQPIQFIDTAGCSFDEKLDGTSTTNPDEAAFLIKHLTHLVANLAANPTTDGFPSIAIVSPYKQQVQILNALAQENEILNPYRNHIAVNTIDSFQGQERDVVYISLTRSNSDGSIGFLSDTRRMNVAMTRARKKLVIIGDSSTLSKSDFYADFIQYAEQLDAYHSAWEFMEL from the coding sequence AGGTCGTGGTGATTACTTAACCGTAGAGCTGGAAAGAACTACGCATCAGGATTTTTCTCATCAGTTCCGTTTTGGTTCTGCTGTGGTATTGTTTTCCAATCACGATGCCAAAGAAGACCGCGTAGAAGGGATTATTACGCATCAAAGCGGTAGCCGGATGAAAATCAGCTTCCGGGTGGATGAATTGCCAGACTGGACAAGAGATGGTAAACTCGGTGTAGACTTACTTTTTGATAATAATAGTTATGATGAAATGCAGAGTGCGCTTAAACAGGCTACGCATTTAGCAGAAAATGAATCAGAAAATAAACTGATCCGCATTTTAACGAAAGGAGAAAAACCATCATTTCAGGGAGAAGAGAAATTTATTATTCCAAATACGTTAAACGATTCGCAGCAATTAGCGGTCAATAAAATTATTGCAGCCGATCATTTGGCTGTGGTTCATGGTCCGCCGGGTACCGGAAAAACCACTACACTCGTACATGCCATAAAATCGTTGGCTAAACACAGCGATCAGAAAATTTTGGTGGTCGCACCCAGTAATACTGCTGTTGATTTACTTACCGAAAAATTAGCTGCTGAAGGCTTAAAAGTAATCCGGGTGGGTAATCCGGCAAGGGTTTCAGAAAGGTTGCTTGCCGCTACTCTTGATCATCAAATGGCCGATCATCCGGAGATGAAAACAATCAAGGCTTTAAAAAAACAAGCCAGTGAGTATAAAAACATGGCCCATAAATACAAACGCAGTTTTGGTAAAGCAGAACGCGACCAGCGTAAGGCACTGTTTGACGAAGCACATAAAATTGGAAAGGAAGTAGAAAAAACCGAGCAATACATCATGGATAATCTGTTTACCAAAGCACAGATTATTACGGCCACACTGGTCGGCGCTAACCACTATACCGTTCGGAATTTAAAGTATAATACCATAGTAATTGATGAGGCTGGCCAGGCTTTAGAACCAGCTTGCTGGATACCAATTTTAAAGGCGCAGAAAGTCATACTGGCTGGTGATCATTTTCAGCTTTCACCAACCATAAAATCAAATGAAGCAGCCAGAAATGGCTTAAGTAATACTTTATTAGAGAAAACGGTAAAGCTTCATCCAGAATCGGTTGTGTTGTTAAAAGAACAATACAGGATGAATGCAGCTATTATGGGGTATTCTGCTCAGGTGTTTTATCATAATGAATTAAAAGCCCATCACTCTGTAGCCGGTCATTTATTATTTCCCGGCGATCAACCGATTCAGTTTATTGATACGGCTGGTTGTAGTTTCGACGAAAAATTAGATGGAACAAGTACAACCAATCCTGATGAGGCCGCGTTTTTGATCAAGCATTTAACCCACCTGGTAGCTAATTTAGCAGCTAATCCTACCACAGATGGCTTTCCATCCATTGCAATTGTTTCGCCTTATAAACAGCAGGTTCAGATTTTAAATGCCCTGGCCCAGGAAAATGAAATTTTAAATCCTTATCGTAATCACATTGCAGTAAATACCATTGATAGCTTTCAGGGGCAGGAGCGTGATGTAGTTTATATTAGTTTAACCAGAAGTAACAGCGATGGAAGCATAGGCTTTTTATCAGATACGAGGAGAATGAATGTTGCCATGACGAGGGCCAGGAAAAAACTCGTAATTATCGGAGATAGTTCCACCTTATCGAAATCTGATTTTTATGCTGACTTTATTCAATACGCAGAACAACTGGATGCCTACCACAGCGCCTGGGAATTTATGGAGCTATAG
- a CDS encoding DNA topoisomerase III — translation MKIVIAEKPSVGRELAKVFGATTRKDGYIEGKGYSFTWAFGHLLQLAPPQDYGFIGWRKQHLPMLPQKFKLAVRKIKTKDGFVEDPAVRKQLDTIKKLFDEASEIIVATDAGREGELIFRYIYYYLKCKKPFKRLWISSQTDEAIKDGFRNLKPGTDYDTLFNSAHCRSESDWLVGMNATQALSISAGNRTVLSLGRVQTPTLAMICARFLEIKNFVPQTYYQISILLSKDEQVFKAISTSNYKEKEEVEKLFALVEDVASGFPTGGNITAVEAKPRKEPPPLLHDLSSLQQEANKKKGYTADQTLNILQNLYESKLVSYPRTGSRYIGDDVFAGVPDLIAKFTDHPDFGKQAQFLQSITLNKRSVNAKKVTDHHAVLPTGEQAYGLSADKQAVYDMVVGRMIEAFHQECLKELTKITIQSGVTFVANGTVIRSAGWRAVFNDPEDDKKDEDNAALPKVAVGEQLAITEKSLLEKQTKPKPMYNEASLLKALETCGKEIEDEELRYAMKDSGLGTPATRASIIETLITREYITREKRNLVPTNKGLAVYEVVKDKQIAQAELTGQWEKRLEEIRSGSSVKDFKSEITEYTKTITHELLIAGASISGKLEEEKKLEKA, via the coding sequence ATGAAGATTGTAATTGCAGAAAAGCCCTCTGTTGGTCGTGAACTTGCTAAAGTTTTCGGAGCAACCACCAGAAAAGATGGATACATTGAAGGTAAAGGATATTCTTTTACCTGGGCATTCGGGCATTTATTACAATTGGCTCCCCCTCAGGATTATGGTTTTATTGGCTGGAGGAAGCAACATTTACCCATGCTTCCGCAAAAGTTTAAACTTGCTGTCAGGAAGATTAAAACAAAAGACGGTTTTGTAGAAGATCCGGCTGTTCGGAAACAATTAGACACCATTAAAAAGCTCTTCGATGAGGCGAGCGAAATCATTGTGGCAACGGATGCCGGGCGTGAGGGTGAATTAATTTTCAGGTACATTTATTATTACCTGAAATGCAAAAAACCTTTCAAACGCCTCTGGATCTCTTCGCAAACAGATGAAGCGATAAAAGATGGATTCAGAAATCTAAAACCCGGAACAGATTACGATACCTTGTTTAATTCGGCTCATTGCCGCTCAGAATCTGATTGGCTGGTGGGAATGAATGCGACGCAGGCACTCAGTATTTCAGCAGGCAACAGAACAGTGCTTTCGTTGGGACGGGTACAAACGCCCACCCTGGCCATGATCTGCGCCCGTTTTTTAGAAATCAAAAACTTTGTACCGCAAACCTATTATCAGATCAGTATTTTACTTTCTAAAGATGAGCAGGTTTTTAAAGCCATATCCACTTCGAACTATAAGGAAAAGGAAGAAGTAGAAAAGTTGTTTGCACTTGTAGAGGATGTGGCTTCTGGTTTTCCAACAGGTGGTAACATTACCGCTGTAGAAGCTAAACCGAGAAAAGAACCACCTCCGCTATTGCACGATTTAAGCAGTTTGCAGCAAGAAGCCAATAAGAAAAAGGGCTATACTGCCGATCAAACACTTAATATTTTGCAAAACCTGTACGAGAGTAAACTGGTTTCTTATCCCCGTACCGGATCGCGTTATATTGGCGATGATGTTTTTGCCGGCGTTCCAGATTTGATTGCGAAATTTACCGATCATCCCGATTTTGGAAAACAAGCACAATTTCTGCAAAGCATTACGTTAAATAAGCGAAGTGTTAACGCAAAAAAAGTAACCGATCACCATGCTGTTTTACCTACCGGAGAACAGGCTTATGGACTAAGTGCAGATAAACAAGCGGTGTACGATATGGTTGTTGGCCGTATGATTGAGGCTTTTCACCAGGAATGCCTTAAAGAATTAACCAAAATAACCATTCAATCAGGCGTTACTTTTGTAGCCAATGGAACGGTCATCCGCTCTGCGGGCTGGCGGGCGGTATTTAACGACCCTGAAGACGATAAAAAGGATGAAGACAATGCAGCTTTACCAAAGGTTGCCGTTGGAGAACAATTGGCTATAACCGAAAAATCTCTTTTAGAAAAGCAGACCAAACCTAAACCCATGTACAACGAGGCTTCGTTATTAAAAGCACTCGAAACATGCGGCAAGGAGATAGAAGATGAAGAATTACGTTATGCCATGAAAGATAGTGGTTTAGGTACGCCGGCAACGCGTGCATCCATTATCGAAACCTTAATCACCCGGGAATATATTACAAGGGAAAAGAGAAATCTTGTTCCAACCAATAAAGGTCTGGCTGTTTATGAGGTGGTTAAGGATAAACAGATTGCGCAGGCTGAGCTTACCGGACAGTGGGAAAAAAGGTTAGAGGAAATACGTTCCGGCTCATCGGTAAAAGATTTTAAATCAGAAATTACAGAATATACCAAAACCATTACGCACGAGCTGCTCATTGCAGGAGCAAGTATCTCGGGTAAACTCGAAGAAGAAAAGAAACTGGAAAAAGCTTAG